The Solanum pennellii chromosome 11, SPENNV200 sequence tacacTTTTTCGCACACACACGCACGTACGCACGCATGAgcacatacacacacaaaaactAGCTTTGCCAGTTTATTGATTCAAATAATTCGATTCTCACATTTTacacaatgaatttcttcatttttagaGTTTGAATCCAAAAATAAAGGTAAAGGATGAAGTAGAACTGTCGTTATTCATCACGTCACACGCCTCGGTAGTTTCTGATTTTTTCGTGTTGACAGGATGTGATCACTTAAGAGGCGGAAAATATAGTTCATCCGTGAAGACGAAGAAGAGTTCATTACTCTTTAATTGATCctgtaagaaaataaatatcaagtATTTGTCTGTAAATAAATTTACTTGTTTTAACAGAGTTAAGAGATTATTTTCATCACTTTAATATCAAATTAGGAatagaaaatttttatattcaaatatttgtactaatcaataaataacttttcaaatttcaaataaataagaaaaaattgtaaCAAACTACCTTCCTCATTTAACAAATAAGTCAATATTAACTTTatcaaaacaaatttatttatcaaatcaaattttCTGCACTatcatatatcaaatatatatcatctttcatatcattcgaatgttaaaatatatatcataaattgagaacgaatagttattttttttccattttgatccctcatttatcttcttttttgcatttttcatCCATATAACTTGTTACGTATTCGTATTAGAATCTGGTTATATTTGATGTAAATCACTTTCTAATAAATAAGATTCCATAATTAGTAGAACTTAAATGACAAACGTTAAATTAATAATGAAGAAATATTGATCATTTAACtgtaatttttattgatttttagttttacttttttttaaacacacacacacgcacgcacgcacgcacgcatgtatgtatgtatgtatgtatgtatgtatatatagcTTTGTTAGTTTATTGATACAAGTAATTCGATTTTCACATCGTACATAATGGCTTCTTTATTCTTAGAGTTTAAATTCAGAAGTAAATGTAAAGGATGAAGTAGAAGTGTCTTCTTCATCACGTAACACGTCTCAGTGATTTCTGAGTTTTTCGTGTTGACAGGATGTGATCATTTAAGAGGCAAAAAATGTAGTTCATCCCTGAAGAGAAAGAAGAGTCTATCACTCGTTGATTGATCTTGTGAGAAAACAAACACAAACAGTTGTAAATGAAGAGCGATTAAATATTTGTTGTGATAACGCAGAAAGAAACAACTGCATTTAAAGTCGTCGTTATACTTTTGTTTACTTATATGAATCATATTTTGAGCGAGTTTTGTTCTTTATCATTTGTGTTGTTCGACAGTATACCTGATAGTCATATTTAGTGTTCGTTTTAGTCCATGAATAAATTTATTGGTTTCAACTGAATTAAAGGattatttttataacttttaatgCCAATTAGGGATAGAACACTTTGGTACTCAAATCAGTTCTAGTAATCTAGTAAATAActatcaaatttcaaataagTAGTATTTATGATAAGTATCTTCcttaattataacaaaaataagtcaACATTAACGttctcaaaataaaatcattcatTAAATCAAATTCTTTGCACTATCACATATAAGtacatttcatatcattcaaatattaaaaccTACATTGTAATTTGAGAACGTATAATAATGTGTTCATTGTataaatgtaaaaattataGGATTTTTACTTTCCTTCATTATTTATCACACTAAGTAGTATTTGTTTAAGAAAAATTCTATTTTCACCGCTTGAAATGCATGATCATtttctaaacttatttttttgagttgtTCGATATTTTACATAAGATTACATAATAGTCATATTCAGTTTTTGTCtgtgaaaaaaattgttgattttaACAGAGTTAAGAGATTATTTTCATCACTTTAATACCAAATTGAGAATAGAGTATTTtagtaattaagttaattatagtaatcaataaataactttccaaatttcaaataaataaaaaaaatgtataacaAACTACCTTcctcatttaataaaaaaattaatattaatattatcaaaaacaaatttgGTCATTAGAGATCAAATTCTTTGCACtatcatatattaaatatatattatatttcatattattcgaatattaaaatatataccaCAAATTGAGAACaaatagttaattaattcaTAGCAATGTAAAATTTATAGaattcttacttttttttcaatattatatcACACTAATTAGTAGTATTTGTTTAAGCAAAATTTCATCTTTATCACTTGAAGTGTTATCATCTTATGAACTTTTATCTTGACATTGTTTGATACTCTTCTTCAACATTATGAGGAGGAGGAGTACTAGTAGTGCGTGATAGTCGTATTCAATGTTTGTTTTTGTAGGTGAATAAATTTATCGATTTCAACAAGACCAAAAGATTATTTTCATCACTTttagtattaaaattaaaaatagagtACTTTGTAATTTTAGTAATCTAGTAAATATCTATTAGAGGTTTTAAATAAGGAATATTTATAACGAGTATCTCCTCGTTAAACAAACAAGCCAATACTAAAGTTAGCAAAACAAAACTATTCATTAGATCAAATTCTATACACTATCATACATTAAGTATGTATTATCTTTCACATAATTCGAATATTAAaatctatattgtaatttgtgaacaaattatgatatattttttgtatcaacacaaaaattatatattcttaatttctttatttttacattacactgaatagtattttttttagcaAATTCTATCTTCATCACTTGAAATGTGATCCTCTTCTGAACCTATTGTTCAATACTTTACGTTAGATTACAAGATAATCATATTTAATGTTCATTTTTATCGGTGAATAATAAGattaaaagattattttcatcattaatatcaaattagGAATATAGTATATTGATAATCAAGTTAATTCTAGTAATCTAGTAAATATctatcaaattttcaaataaggaGTATTTATAATGAGTACCTTCCTCGTTCATTAGATCAAATTCTATTCGTCGTCCTATctatcatttaaatattttaaaaatgtcatttttgtaTGAACACGAGATACTTTATTTATCgagaaagaaacaaaagagatatatttttagtataaattGACATATAGTATATAGATTAGGGGGTGCAAAGCGCAAAACACGTACAACCAACTTGGCAGGCCCCTGTTTCCTTCTATCTATCTACCTTCCTATTTccttctcaaagttttcttcgTCAGCTACATCGATACATCCCCCCTTTcacctaaaagaaaaaaataatcttgaaaaacccAAATTAATTCTCTTTTTTCTGACTGTAGCATACCAAGAATCTACAGATTTCACTCATTTTTGACTCACTTGTGTTGATCACTGAGTTAGTTCAGAGGAAAAAAAAATGCCTGCTTGGTGGGGGAAAAAATCCTCCAAGAACAAAGACCTACAAGCTAAagagaaagaaagggaaaagtATGTAAAACCCAGAAGTTTtgatgagttacttagtagaaattCACCAAGAACCAGTAAAGATTTTAGTGGTTCTGGTTCTGGGTTTTCTGGGTTTGATTCaggttcttctttggagaaaGCTCATCCTTTACCTATGCCTTCTGTTTCTTCACTGGGAAATGATCATGGGGTTGTTTTAGGATGTGGGTCGGTTTCAGTTTCGAGTACTAGCTCATCTGGGTCATCTGATGGTGGTGGTCCTGTGAATACTGATCAAGCTCAGTTGGATACTTTCAGGTTGGTGTTGGTTGATTTCTGATTATAAAGTttctttctttatatgatttgatgtttgattttgttcattctttttgGGATTTGTGAGGTTTTGTTATGGTTATTGCTGTTGGTTGACTTTGAATTGACTTGTTGTAAAAATTAGATCTTTTGTTGATTGGATTGGATTGTGATCCATAAGTTGAATGTATGTTGATTAGCTAGAAAGGCTATATTGGTTCAGTTGTCGCACCTTGATAAAAGGAGCTTTTTTGTGTTGAGAAAGTTGTTACCAGTGGAAGGCGGCAGGTATCTCGTGGAATTTATGAGCCCCGGACGCTTGGGGTTTGTTAttcaaaattagtttttttgttGATTGGATTGGATTGTGATCCACAAATTGAATGTGCATTGATAAGCTAGAGAGGCTTTATTGGTGCAGCTATTGCACCTtgattaaatgtttttttttttgtgttaaaaGGTTGTTACTTGGCCCTTGTTGCCGGTGAGAGGTGGCAGGTATCCCGTGAAATTAGGGTTTATGTGCACAATCTGGCCGGTACACCAtggttataaaaaaaagaagaagttcaaTTAGTTTATAGTTTTGTTTCTCCAGGTAGCTCTTGGTGGATTATGCATATTAAATCGAACATCTGATTAATGAGTCCGTGAATCACTTACTTCACATTTTGGTTTACCCGAAATACACCAAAATGCTAAACCTGAGAAATTATGTTGATTTCTTGAGTTTGCACTTGTTTCTATTTTCTGTGTGCTATAGTTCAATTACTGATCTTTCAGGAGGCTCAATTAGGAAAACTCAGAGAAAATTCTTTATACATGGTGTAATTGTACGGTACATAGCGTTACCTtcctttcttttgtttttttcacGGAATACACAAGATGCATGAGTTACAAGTACTTCTTTTAAATGTAATTCATCCATTGTACTATCCTAACTGTGGGGACACTTCTGCTTGTTGCCAGAGGACTTGGAGATAATAGGTTGAGCCCACTGTCACGAAGCCCAGTTCGTTCCAGAGGGACAACTACCACATCATCACCTTTACATCCTCGGTTTTCGAGTTTAAATCTGGACTCTTCAACGGGCAAGTTGGATGATGTAAGGAGTGAATGTCATCAGCTGCCCCTTCCACCCGGTTCTCCACCCAGTCCTTCTGCTTTGCCAAACCCAAGACCTTGTGTTGTGGCTGAAGGCGCAAACGTTAATATGTCAAAATGGAAGAAAGGCAGGCTCCTAGGAAGAGGCACGTTTGGTCATGTGTATCTTGGATTCAACAGGTTTGTGAGCCTTCCAGCTTTTTTTCGATCAATGACGTTTGGGTTCTAACTAGGTTCAGGAGCATCATGGCTTTAGTATAGGTCATCTTATGCTCATTTTGAATTGGTTTATGGAAGAGCGTGTGGCAAATAGTTCACAGTGGACATAGTTACATAGTGATTAATTGGTGGTTTTCAATATGAACAGGGAGAATGGACAAATGTGTGCGATAAAAGAAGTCAAGGTGGTTTCAGATGATCAAACATCCAAAGAGTGTCTTAAGCAACTGAATCAGGTCTCTTTTATTACTCTTTCAGTATATTTCTGTTCGTTATTAATTTAGCTCCTTTCAAATTCTGCGATAAACTTCGTTCTGTAATCTTGTGTCTTTAGTTTGATATCTCCCTTTTCAATTTTGCATTCGATACCAACTGATTTCATCTTACGTACAGGAGATCATTTTACTCAGTAACTTGACACATCCAAATATTGTTCGATATCATGGAAGTGAACTGGTATGACTAGATGCTTTAGTAGGATGtgcataattatatatattcattctGATATATACACAACTTAGGCAAATAtgttgattatattaatttgttcTTTTGTAACCTAGTTGCTTTGTAGAACAGAAATATAATCTTCCCATTTGGTTAACAACGGTTACCTTTTAATTATTCCTCAGGATGAAGAAACTCTATCAGTTTACTTGGAGTACGTTTCTGGGGGTTCTATACATAAACTGTTGCAGGAATATGGGCCTTTTAGGGAGCCAGTTATACAAAACTACACAAGACAGATCCTTTCTGGCCTTTCCTTTTTACATGCTAGGAATACAGTTCACAGGTGTGTCTTTATGATTCGAGTATTTGTGACTCAGCTATTCTGTGGATACTGCGGGATtcaaatgtcaatattttcttttcaggGATATAAAAGGAGCCAATATACTAGTAGATCCTAATGGTGAAATCAAGCTAGCTGATTTTGGCATGGCAAAGCATGTAAGTAGCAGCAAAATCATAAAGTTATTTCTTTACCACTTTTTACTGAAAGGTGTCATAGAACTAATTCCAGAGCTTTGCACAAGAATAGCGGGAATTCGATTGACTGTTTTGATGTATGTTATACTTGCTATATAATTGAAGAACTCTAAACTTGTCATTTTGGTACTTTATTAGttatttgaatgaatgaatttaGCCCTTCTTATAGAACCAACAGATGTGGTAGCCAAGCAAAAGATGAAGTTTTCGTTtcattttttgtgtttgttttttgCTTCTCTTAAAGTGCTGTTAAAAGAAAAGGCGTTTGAATTTTTTAGAACAGTTTCTTTCAGCAATTGATCCATGCATTAACATTTATATTACCTTGGAGCAGATAACTTCGTGCGCGTCAGTGCTCTCTTTCAAAGGAAGTCCTTATTGGATGGCTCCTGAGGTATGCCTCCTTCCCGTTTCTGCGTACCCTCTCCTCAGTGTCCATCACTTTTAGCAAAGACTTATAGTTATTCCATTCCTCTGATATTATCAGGTGGTGATGAATACAAGCGGCTACGGCCTTGCAGTGGATATTTGGAGTTTGGGATGTACAATTCTTGAAATGGCAACTTCAAAGCCACCTTGGAGCCAGTATGAAGGGGTAAGATGTCGGAATATTTGATAAATGGATTTACCGATCATCTCTACTCAGGCCATCATCAAAGAACTCAAACCTAAGTGTCTTTGATTGCTCTCTATGGAACAGGTTGCCGCCATATTTAAAATTGGAA is a genomic window containing:
- the LOC107004855 gene encoding mitogen-activated protein kinase kinase kinase 3-like codes for the protein MPAWWGKKSSKNKDLQAKEKEREKYVKPRSFDELLSRNSPRTSKDFSGSGSGFSGFDSGSSLEKAHPLPMPSVSSLGNDHGVVLGCGSVSVSSTSSSGSSDGGGPVNTDQAQLDTFRGLGDNRLSPLSRSPVRSRGTTTTSSPLHPRFSSLNLDSSTGKLDDVRSECHQLPLPPGSPPSPSALPNPRPCVVAEGANVNMSKWKKGRLLGRGTFGHVYLGFNRENGQMCAIKEVKVVSDDQTSKECLKQLNQEIILLSNLTHPNIVRYHGSELDEETLSVYLEYVSGGSIHKLLQEYGPFREPVIQNYTRQILSGLSFLHARNTVHRDIKGANILVDPNGEIKLADFGMAKHITSCASVLSFKGSPYWMAPEVVMNTSGYGLAVDIWSLGCTILEMATSKPPWSQYEGVAAIFKIGNSKDFPEIPEHLSNDAKSFIRSCLQREPSLRPTASKLLEHPFVKNQSTAKVAHVGVTKESYLRSFDGSRTPPVLELHPGGRNISPGRNISPAEGNYASHPVITVSRPLICARENVKAITSLPVSPTSSPLRQYEPARKSCYLSPPHSSYGIGGQSGYEANDYSMFQTRPSTRTTLEPWLEIPQFRTQTPSRSPKTRPIL